GCCGAGGTAGCAAACTTCTAAATAAGCTAATCGGCCAGCGTTCGAGTGCTTCGGGTAGTAATGTATGGTTGGTATAGGCAAGCGATTTTTGCGTAATACTCCATGCTTGATCCCAGCCCATGTCATGTTCGTCAATCAGTAGCCGCATCAACTCAGCAACAGCGATCGCCGGATGCGTATCGTTGAGTTGTACAACGAACTTTTCGTGAAACTTTTCTAACGGCACATTTTGGCGAAAGACGATGCGAATCATATCTTGCAGCGAACACGACACAAAGAAGATTTGCTGTGCTAACCGCAGGCGCTTACCTTGCGACGAGTCATCGTTGGGATAAAGAACTTTTGAGAGGTTTTCCGAAACCATTTTTGCTTGTACTGCACCCAAGTAGTCGCCAGAGTTAAATGCACCAAAGTCAAACGATTCTGGGGCTTCGGCTGTCCACAAACGCAGAGTATTTGCGGTATTCGTTTTATATCCAAGGATTGGCGTATCGTGCGGTACACCTTTAACGACTTGATACGGAATCCAGCGGACTCGATAGCGTCCATGTTCGTCGGTGTAGGCTTCGGTATGTCCGCCTAATTTGACGTAGACTTCCCACTCAGGGCGCGCGATTTCCCAAGGATTACCGCAGTGTAACCACTTGTCGGTAATTTCAACTTGCCAGCCATCGCGGATATCTTGGTCAAAAATACCAAATTCGTAGCGAATACCATAGCCTAAGGAGGGAATCTCTAGCGTTGCCATCGAATCAAGGTAGCAAGCTGCTAAACGTCCTAAACCGCCGTTTCCAAGTCCTGGTTCTTCTTCTTGTTCAAGGAGATCTTCTAAGTCTAGTCCGAGTTCGCTAACAGCTTGTTTAACTTGGTCGTAGATGCCTAAGTTGACTAAGTTATTACCAAGATGCGGTCCCATGAGGAACTCAGCCGAAAGGTAAGAAACTGTGCGCGAAGCCCTTTCGGTATATATGACAGCAGTATTAATCCAACGTTGTAGTAAGCGATCGCGTACGGTATACGCCAACGCCATATAATAATCATTTTTTGTGGCAATTTTGGGAAACTTGCCTTGCACGTAGAACAAATTATCTAAAAAAGCTCGCTTTAAGCATTCAACACTTAGTCCTGTCCGATCGTCTTCTATCTGTAGGTTCTCTACCTGATGATTAGGTACAGTCTGCATTATTGGTTCCTTTTTTTACTTAAATTTCAATCATAGAGATTGCAGTTACTTCTAGTCTTGCTACCATTGTTCCAAGGTAATTATTGCTGTATTTGTTACCATCACAGGTCTTACCATTTAGAAGTTGGCAATGTGGGAATAAGCGTTAAGACGAAACATCAACTATGGTACTCGCGATGAGTTCACAAACAAATATGTTTGCTGAAAATAACAAAAAATCTCAGTCCACTTGCTGGGCTGAGATCTCATTTGTAGTCGATCAATGCAGGCGATCGCCTACTTTATACAGCAGTACAGAAGATCATACCGCGATCGTGGCTAACGACTAGTAGCGCCATGTCCAATCGCGCACTTCTGGTAAGTCGCCATACTTATTGATGTATTGCTTGTGTTCGATCAGTTTATTGCGAATCATCTGTTTAACTGTGCGCCAACGTTTTGTAACCCAGGGATGCGATCGCGCCTCCAACAAGATGGAAGCGATCCAAATCACCACCATATCAAAAGGCGTTGTCGTTGTGCCTTCTATCCACGTACGTGGAGGTTTTTGTGATTCGTACGGCGTAAGTAAGACGATAAATTAGCCAAGGATAGCCGTGGAAAGCGAGGATAATCGGCTTGTTTGTCGTAAAAATTGAGTCAAAATGTTTTTTAGACAAGCCATATCGACAAACACTGAAGCTACTCTTACGGGCTATGCAGTCAATATTGTAAGAATTTTAGGTATGTATTATATCATAAGCCAATTTAATTATCAAAGTAGAAACTATTATTAAAAATAAGGTGCGAATAAATTTATTACCTTTAAGAATAGCTAATTTAGTACCAATAATCGCTCCACCAATATTACAAATAGCCATAGGAATAGCAAGATTATAGATGACGTTACCATTAGGAATAAAATAGACTAATGCAGCTAAGTTAGTACAAAAATTTACAACTTTTGCAGAGGCTGAAGCACGCAAAAAATCAAAACCGATAAACCCAATAAAAGCGAAAATTAAAAAACTTCCTGTTCCAGGCCCTAAAAAACCATCATAAAAACCTATAGAACCTCCAATAATAGCAGCATAAATTATCGTCTTTGTCTTAGCTTGAGCAAATTTATATTGTGAACCAAAATCTTTTTTGATAAATGTGTAGATAGCCACAGCGACGAGGATTAATAAAATTAGCGGACGCAGAAGATTAGGATTGATAATACTAACAGTTCTAGCGCCAATAAAAGAAAAGATAAAAGCAGCGATCGCAGCCATAGTAACAATCGCAAAATTCATCTTGATTTGCAGCGAAAACCGAATAACTGCAACAAATGTTCCTGCAATTGAAGCAAGTTTATTAGTTCCTAACAGTAATGGTAAAGCTGTATCGGGTAATATAATTAAAAGTGCTGGCAGCTGAATTAAACCACCACCTCCAACGATTGAGTCGATTAAACCAGCCAAAAAGGCAAATAAGCATAAACTAAGTATTTGAGAATCGGGCATTGCAATTAAGCGACTAAAATGGGAAATTTATATTGATTTTCCTCATCAACAAAGCAAAAACCAATTGTGTTAAGTCACAGAATCTAAGTATAGCAACATAAAAAACTTCAAGTGTCATTTTGACTCCTGAAGCTAAAATCTATCTACTTTTGCTAAATAATTTTGCAAAGACGAAACGTCACAGTCCAAATAAAACAATTATAGATACGGATTACTTAGCACTCGTACTT
This sequence is a window from Chroogloeocystis siderophila 5.2 s.c.1. Protein-coding genes within it:
- a CDS encoding TSUP family transporter produces the protein MPDSQILSLCLFAFLAGLIDSIVGGGGLIQLPALLIILPDTALPLLLGTNKLASIAGTFVAVIRFSLQIKMNFAIVTMAAIAAFIFSFIGARTVSIINPNLLRPLILLILVAVAIYTFIKKDFGSQYKFAQAKTKTIIYAAIIGGSIGFYDGFLGPGTGSFLIFAFIGFIGFDFLRASASAKVVNFCTNLAALVYFIPNGNVIYNLAIPMAICNIGGAIIGTKLAILKGNKFIRTLFLIIVSTLIIKLAYDIIHT